One bacterium genomic region harbors:
- a CDS encoding T9SS type A sorting domain-containing protein: protein MKPTYFKVVLGLVFIALWAAAAFGQGVLTHDTLYVGNVIGVAGQHVMVPIYIRTTDYYQGWTLPMKFGNGLSPLVCDSVSYAGTTMENWAWKSKFVNNGQWDGVQTCGATGLYVWAGDSMLPGYYLALKLYFTIADNAIPQTIAIDTTTCSFAQGGQQNNFIVVVHTQSWRTIVVPGSITVGIIGTEEVNNNSRITNIEILPSIVKRGNAARIRSAGKNIPSSLLRIYDADGRMVDRVRCGELRQSGDDLYYSTDRLPSGVHFIEITDGARTTRAKLIVE, encoded by the coding sequence ATGAAACCAACATATTTTAAGGTTGTCCTCGGCTTGGTATTTATAGCATTATGGGCTGCCGCGGCTTTTGGGCAGGGGGTACTGACCCATGACACTCTTTACGTCGGGAACGTGATCGGTGTTGCGGGACAGCATGTCATGGTGCCGATATACATCAGAACGACCGATTACTATCAGGGCTGGACCCTGCCGATGAAATTCGGGAACGGGTTATCGCCGTTGGTCTGCGATTCGGTAAGCTACGCCGGCACGACAATGGAGAACTGGGCGTGGAAAAGCAAGTTTGTTAATAACGGGCAGTGGGATGGCGTCCAGACGTGCGGCGCGACCGGTTTGTATGTATGGGCGGGAGATTCCATGCTTCCCGGATACTATCTTGCGCTCAAACTCTATTTTACTATTGCGGACAATGCCATACCGCAAACGATCGCCATCGATACAACGACGTGCTCGTTCGCGCAGGGCGGTCAGCAGAATAATTTCATTGTGGTCGTCCACACCCAGAGCTGGCGCACCATTGTTGTGCCTGGATCCATCACGGTCGGTATAATCGGCACGGAGGAGGTCAATAATAATTCCCGCATTACCAACATCGAGATCTTGCCGAGCATCGTAAAACGCGGGAATGCCGCGCGGATCAGATCGGCGGGAAAAAACATACCGTCAAGTCTCCTCCGAATATACGATGCCGATGGCAGAATGGTCGATCGCGTACGGTGCGGAGAATTGCGGCAGAGTGGAGATGACCTCTATTACTCAACGGACAGGCTGCCGAGCGGCGTTCATTTTATTGAAATTACCGACGGCGCGCGGACAACCCGGGCAAAACTGATCGTCGAATAA
- a CDS encoding C25 family cysteine peptidase, whose product MIKAGVIKYVMLGVVITGMLWAGEIVQTVSFSPGDLYFTAADNYDVVDLKGYPSGTKLGEPRLPRVVQALVIPAGANPVSVELISEEAADIPGTYNILPTQHDVPLPMPGKVFTPKVSKPNSLIYGSENSYPEINIRLTGAGTLNGYRIAHVEIYPLTYQPKKQKLTLVTKLTYRLTYKEHQVDAWIPTLLQQQVSGQEVRSIVANPGAVDKFAPEVRLGMGSRALPPGNYQYVVISAPPVDTVLQRLANWKTKKGIPATVVLVSYINSNYTGYDLAEKVRNFIIDAYATWGSMYFLLGGSGDYNSTGQNLVPTRKGWYTSAGGPDGDYLPADLYYSDLNGNWDADGDHTYGELSDNVNMYHDVYVGRASVYTVALAQNFVYKVFKYEKNPPTGYLRKMLLPTAILWSSYEERPMQDSIARMTPAATWTDGKLYERNGTLSPQLMVDSMNVGFGMGAWEGHGDENGIYMGSTPYLSSSAADGLINGDKVGINISIACMTGGWDLVSSGLDCFAEHLVNRQGGGLVASMMNARYGWGAYTTQYVPGPSERLDTTFYAKIFNAGMYNIGPILAVDKDAWVPYADSGNQYDMTRWCIYELNLFGDPEMPLWTDIPATMQVTYNAMVPMGTNSFTVTVKESDGTTPVTSALVCLDGKSDAGLYGTGNTNGSGVANITITAMVPLDTMWVTVTKKNHYPYEGYAIVIDAGMPAMPTVVKPMDFARLSALNPVLTFYSTDPQGEQIRYCVKWDTDPTFASPESSLTANYASGAVVNFSFPSDLTNGTTYWWKVKCSDPSGSGYWTSYTTARSFTVDTSLPANTCSWFQTTAAQFSYNTYNATMIQGDSVILVPSGAVVVDTIQEQFFDVAGIPSGWSVVNGNGDSYMWTVGTTSDLGSYTPPSYGTYYAYYSDDDAGSGVINNNEELLSPKWYVGGITDDLEVEYGYGFQIYQVGEKYRLKFRKKTGSGAWTAWTDLVVYSSSGAGTQTVSLTSQLPCDSMQFDWFFSDSTASSHWGYANAADNVVLKRTYTLSNDYGTMTGMGIDYKELSKTFNRNKWGWMVFHKATAGDSIGLQVEYYTGSAWQLVPNGTLPGNSTGFFKNAAYDSVNLSGLDTNTYRNIRLKGTFYRKSSKAPTNPALLDWEVGNLNGLVGVAEQNGSMLVTSLALSPNPFFGKTVIKYVVSSKEQNGNPSLRIFDASGRLVKSFELPTTYSVLPTDVIWDGSDDIGRRVPAGVYFVRFEVNGEKKTEKAILLR is encoded by the coding sequence ATGATAAAAGCGGGTGTCATAAAATATGTAATGCTGGGAGTCGTGATCACCGGCATGTTATGGGCGGGTGAGATCGTTCAGACCGTGAGTTTCTCGCCGGGAGATCTGTATTTCACCGCCGCTGACAACTACGATGTCGTTGACCTGAAAGGGTACCCCAGCGGTACCAAGCTTGGCGAGCCCAGGCTGCCAAGGGTCGTTCAAGCACTGGTAATTCCGGCCGGTGCTAATCCGGTATCAGTGGAATTGATCTCGGAAGAGGCAGCAGATATTCCGGGCACTTACAATATTCTCCCTACGCAACACGATGTGCCCTTGCCAATGCCGGGTAAAGTTTTTACCCCCAAGGTATCGAAACCGAATTCACTTATCTATGGATCAGAAAATAGTTATCCCGAAATAAATATCAGGCTGACCGGTGCCGGCACGTTGAACGGCTACCGTATCGCGCACGTGGAAATATACCCGTTGACGTACCAGCCTAAGAAACAGAAGTTGACACTGGTCACGAAACTGACATATCGTTTGACCTACAAAGAGCACCAGGTGGATGCCTGGATCCCGACCTTACTGCAGCAGCAGGTATCCGGACAGGAAGTCCGTTCGATCGTCGCCAACCCCGGGGCCGTTGATAAGTTCGCGCCCGAGGTCAGGCTTGGCATGGGATCGAGGGCATTGCCGCCGGGGAATTATCAGTACGTTGTGATCAGCGCGCCGCCCGTGGACACGGTTTTGCAGCGCCTGGCCAATTGGAAGACCAAGAAAGGCATTCCGGCCACCGTCGTCCTGGTATCCTATATCAACAGCAACTATACCGGCTATGACCTGGCAGAGAAAGTCAGGAATTTTATCATCGATGCCTATGCGACATGGGGATCAATGTATTTCCTGCTGGGCGGTTCAGGCGACTACAATTCGACCGGTCAGAACCTGGTACCGACGCGCAAGGGATGGTATACATCTGCCGGCGGTCCGGATGGCGATTACCTCCCCGCGGATCTGTACTATTCGGACCTGAATGGCAACTGGGACGCGGACGGTGATCATACCTACGGCGAGCTCAGCGACAATGTCAATATGTATCATGATGTCTATGTAGGCCGGGCATCGGTCTACACGGTTGCTCTGGCCCAGAATTTTGTCTATAAAGTGTTCAAATATGAAAAAAATCCGCCGACTGGATACCTGCGTAAAATGCTTTTACCCACGGCGATCCTTTGGTCCAGTTACGAAGAGCGTCCCATGCAGGACTCCATCGCCCGGATGACGCCAGCTGCGACCTGGACTGATGGTAAACTCTATGAGAGGAACGGCACCTTATCGCCTCAGCTCATGGTCGATTCAATGAATGTTGGTTTTGGCATGGGCGCCTGGGAAGGCCATGGGGATGAGAACGGGATCTACATGGGCAGTACGCCGTATTTGAGTTCCTCCGCTGCGGATGGATTGATCAATGGCGATAAAGTGGGCATTAATATCAGCATTGCCTGTATGACCGGCGGCTGGGACCTTGTTTCTTCGGGCCTTGATTGTTTTGCCGAACACCTGGTGAACCGGCAAGGCGGCGGTCTCGTAGCCTCGATGATGAATGCAAGATATGGATGGGGCGCGTATACCACGCAGTATGTCCCGGGTCCTTCCGAACGCCTGGACACTACGTTCTATGCGAAAATATTCAATGCCGGCATGTATAACATCGGACCGATATTGGCCGTGGACAAGGACGCCTGGGTTCCCTATGCTGATTCTGGTAATCAGTATGATATGACCCGCTGGTGTATCTATGAGCTGAACCTGTTCGGCGATCCTGAAATGCCGCTCTGGACCGATATCCCCGCGACCATGCAGGTCACATATAATGCCATGGTTCCGATGGGAACGAACAGCTTTACGGTAACGGTCAAGGAAAGCGACGGGACGACACCGGTCACGAGCGCGCTGGTATGCCTGGACGGCAAGAGCGACGCGGGATTATACGGGACCGGCAATACGAACGGCTCAGGCGTAGCGAATATCACGATCACGGCGATGGTCCCGCTCGACACGATGTGGGTCACGGTCACGAAAAAGAACCACTATCCGTACGAAGGCTATGCCATCGTCATCGACGCCGGCATGCCCGCAATGCCGACGGTGGTCAAACCGATGGATTTCGCGCGGCTGTCCGCGCTGAACCCAGTGCTGACATTCTATTCCACTGATCCGCAGGGCGAGCAGATCCGGTACTGCGTAAAATGGGATACCGACCCGACTTTCGCCAGTCCGGAAAGCTCGCTCACAGCCAACTACGCAAGCGGCGCCGTTGTAAATTTCTCATTCCCTTCCGATTTGACCAACGGCACGACCTACTGGTGGAAAGTGAAATGCTCCGACCCCAGCGGTTCCGGATATTGGACAAGTTATACGACCGCACGGTCGTTCACGGTCGACACCAGTCTGCCGGCCAACACCTGTTCATGGTTTCAGACAACGGCCGCGCAGTTCAGTTACAATACCTATAACGCGACGATGATCCAGGGGGACAGCGTGATCCTGGTGCCGTCGGGCGCAGTCGTTGTGGATACCATACAGGAGCAGTTCTTTGATGTAGCCGGCATCCCGTCGGGCTGGAGCGTGGTCAACGGCAACGGTGATTCATACATGTGGACAGTGGGCACGACCAGCGATCTTGGATCATATACGCCGCCGAGTTATGGAACGTACTACGCGTACTATTCGGATGACGACGCGGGCAGCGGCGTGATCAATAACAACGAGGAATTGCTCTCGCCCAAGTGGTATGTGGGAGGCATCACGGATGACCTGGAGGTTGAGTATGGCTATGGATTCCAGATATACCAGGTCGGCGAGAAGTACCGCTTGAAATTCCGCAAGAAGACCGGAAGCGGCGCCTGGACGGCGTGGACCGATCTTGTCGTTTATTCCAGCAGCGGAGCCGGCACCCAAACGGTCAGCCTGACATCGCAGCTGCCGTGCGATTCGATGCAGTTCGACTGGTTCTTCTCGGACAGCACCGCGTCGTCGCACTGGGGGTATGCGAACGCGGCGGACAACGTCGTCCTCAAGCGGACTTACACGCTTTCCAACGATTATGGCACGATGACAGGTATGGGCATCGATTACAAGGAACTGTCAAAGACCTTCAACCGGAACAAGTGGGGATGGATGGTGTTCCACAAGGCAACGGCCGGCGATTCGATCGGTCTGCAGGTCGAATACTATACGGGCAGCGCATGGCAATTAGTGCCGAACGGTACATTGCCGGGCAATTCGACCGGGTTTTTCAAGAACGCAGCGTATGATTCGGTCAATTTGTCCGGGTTGGACACGAACACCTATCGGAATATCCGTTTGAAGGGCACGTTCTACCGCAAGTCGTCAAAGGCTCCGACGAATCCTGCGCTTCTCGATTGGGAAGTCGGCAACCTCAACGGACTGGTAGGCGTGGCTGAGCAGAACGGCAGCATGCTGGTGACAAGCCTCGCGCTGTCGCCGAATCCGTTCTTTGGAAAGACAGTAATTAAGTATGTGGTAAGTAGTAAGGAGCAAAATGGGAATCCATCCCTCCGGATCTTTGACGCTTCCGGCAGGTTGGTAAAATCCTTTGAGCTACCTACTACCTACTCCGTACTACCTACTGATGTCATCTGGGACGGTTCAGATGACATTGGTCGTCGAGTTCCCGCTGGCGTGTATTTTGTCCGGTTTGAGGTAAACGGCGAGAAGAAGACGGAGAAAGCCATCCTTCTCAGGTAA